From Actinoplanes oblitus, a single genomic window includes:
- a CDS encoding F0F1 ATP synthase subunit delta — translation MASGVTNQAYADAAERLSADTATATGAQLATVADEILTVAGLLRGQPRLRRALTDPSRPGDDRGDLLRSLLSGKVAEVTVDALATLVGGRFSKPSDLLDATERLGVGTLLASAQKDGTLAEIEDELFRFTQIVAGSPQLAATLSDIGAPVAPRAKLVGDLLDGKAQAITVRLVQVALEGFGGRGFEASLSRLVELTAARRDREVAYVTVAKPLADAEETALAGKLAAIYGREVSLKVDVDPAIIGGVSVRVGSDLYDGTILRRLNAAKQAFAK, via the coding sequence ATGGCGTCGGGCGTCACCAACCAGGCCTACGCGGACGCGGCGGAGCGGCTCTCCGCCGACACCGCCACGGCTACGGGTGCGCAGCTGGCCACGGTCGCCGATGAGATCCTCACGGTGGCCGGCCTGCTGCGGGGCCAGCCCCGGCTGCGCCGGGCGCTGACCGACCCGTCGCGGCCCGGCGACGACCGTGGCGACCTGCTCCGCTCGCTGCTGTCCGGCAAGGTCGCCGAGGTGACCGTCGACGCGCTGGCCACCCTGGTGGGCGGCCGGTTCTCCAAGCCCAGTGACCTGCTGGACGCGACCGAGCGGCTGGGTGTCGGCACCCTGCTCGCCTCGGCGCAGAAGGACGGCACGCTGGCGGAGATCGAGGACGAACTCTTCCGGTTCACGCAGATCGTCGCCGGCAGCCCGCAGCTCGCGGCCACGCTCAGTGACATCGGTGCCCCGGTGGCCCCGCGGGCTAAGCTGGTCGGGGATCTTCTCGACGGCAAGGCCCAGGCGATCACGGTCCGGCTCGTCCAGGTCGCGCTCGAGGGTTTCGGTGGCCGTGGCTTCGAGGCCTCGCTGAGCCGGCTGGTCGAGCTGACCGCCGCGCGGCGTGACCGCGAGGTGGCGTATGTGACGGTTGCCAAGCCGCTCGCCGACGCCGAGGAGACGGCCCTGGCCGGCAAGCTGGCAGCGATCTACGGCCGCGAGGTCTCGCTGAAGGTGGACGTCGATCCCGCGATCATCGGCGGGGTCAGCGTCCGGGTCGGCTCCGACCTCTACGACGGCACGATCCTGCGCCGGCTGAACGCCGCGAAGCAGGCGTTCGCGAAATAG
- the atpD gene encoding F0F1 ATP synthase subunit beta yields MTAVAEPTKAETAVGRVVRVIGPVVDVEFPRDAMPAIFNALHVEVTLSEGTKKLTLEVAQHLGDNLLRAISMQPTDGLVRGKEVVNTGAPISVPVGDVTKGHVFNALGEVLNVDPSTLDIQERWSIHRKPPAFADLEPKTEMLETGIKVLDLLAPYVRGGKIGLFGGAGVGKTVLIQEMIIRVARNFGGTSVFAGVGERTREGNDLILEMDEGGVLDKTALVFGQMDEPPGTRLRVALTALTMAEYFRDVQNQEVLLFIDNIFRFTQAGSEVSTLLGRMPSAVGYQPTLADEMGELQERITSVRGKAITSLQAIYVPADDYTDPAPATTFAHLDATTNLERSISDKGIYPAVDPLASSSRILAPEFVGAEHYAVAREVQRILQKYKDLQDIIAILGMDELSEVDKVTVARARRIERFLSQNTYAAEQFTGVPGSTVPLKETIEAFKKIAEGEYDNYPEQAFFMCGGLEDLEKNAHELMKG; encoded by the coding sequence ATGACTGCTGTTGCTGAGCCCACCAAGGCGGAGACCGCTGTCGGCCGTGTCGTCCGGGTCATCGGCCCGGTCGTCGACGTCGAGTTTCCCCGCGACGCCATGCCCGCGATCTTCAACGCGCTGCACGTTGAGGTCACCCTCTCCGAGGGCACCAAGAAGCTGACCCTGGAGGTCGCCCAGCACCTGGGTGACAACCTGCTTCGCGCGATCTCGATGCAGCCGACCGACGGCCTGGTCCGCGGCAAGGAGGTCGTCAACACCGGTGCCCCCATCTCGGTGCCGGTCGGCGACGTGACCAAGGGCCACGTGTTCAACGCCCTCGGCGAGGTGCTCAACGTCGACCCGTCGACGCTGGACATCCAGGAGCGCTGGTCGATCCACCGCAAGCCCCCGGCGTTCGCCGACCTGGAGCCGAAGACCGAGATGCTGGAGACCGGCATCAAGGTGCTCGACCTGCTCGCGCCGTACGTGCGCGGTGGCAAGATCGGTCTGTTCGGTGGCGCGGGTGTGGGCAAGACCGTGCTGATCCAGGAGATGATCATCCGGGTCGCCCGGAACTTCGGTGGCACCTCGGTGTTCGCCGGTGTCGGCGAGCGCACCCGTGAGGGCAACGACCTCATCCTGGAGATGGACGAGGGTGGCGTGCTGGACAAGACCGCCCTGGTCTTCGGCCAGATGGACGAGCCGCCGGGCACCCGTCTGCGGGTCGCCCTGACCGCCCTGACCATGGCGGAGTACTTCCGGGACGTCCAGAACCAGGAGGTGCTGCTCTTCATCGACAACATCTTCCGGTTCACCCAGGCCGGTTCCGAGGTCTCCACCCTGCTCGGCCGGATGCCGTCCGCGGTGGGTTACCAGCCCACCCTGGCCGACGAGATGGGTGAGCTGCAGGAGCGGATCACCTCGGTCCGGGGCAAGGCGATCACCTCGCTGCAGGCGATCTACGTGCCCGCCGACGACTACACCGACCCGGCGCCGGCCACCACCTTCGCCCACCTGGACGCGACCACCAACCTGGAGCGGTCGATCTCCGACAAGGGCATCTACCCGGCCGTGGACCCGCTGGCCTCCAGCTCGCGGATCCTGGCGCCGGAGTTCGTCGGTGCCGAGCACTACGCGGTGGCCCGTGAGGTCCAGCGGATCCTGCAGAAGTACAAGGACCTGCAGGACATCATCGCCATCCTCGGTATGGACGAGCTCTCCGAGGTCGACAAGGTCACTGTCGCCCGGGCCCGCCGCATCGAGCGGTTCCTGTCGCAGAACACCTACGCGGCGGAGCAGTTCACCGGCGTTCCCGGCTCGACGGTCCCGCTGAAGGAGACCATCGAGGCGTTCAAGAAGATCGCCGAGGGTGAGTACGACAACTACCCGGAGCAGGCCTTCTTCATGTGCGGCGGTCTCGAGGATCTGGAGAAGAACGCGCACGAGCTGATGAAGGGCTGA
- a CDS encoding LCP family protein produces MAKSAKRRAPLWARLTAVCGAVLMVTSGVVLVGGNALIAKYTGAIDADGGLIGAPAEGATKAVAEDIKGPINILMAGIDPRDDKTAPLSDSIIVAHIPATMDQVYLFSIPRDLYVDIPAFPPTGFGGGKSKINAAMSYGSSVGNGKHDVKQGFQLLAKTVGQLTGIKDFQAGAIINFGGFKKIVEAMGGVTMTVDMVVKSEHLKPNGERRDRRPECADNTCAHPYIGEQKVYRPGTYHLKAWEALDYVRQRYGLPHSDYDRQRHQQQFIKAMAKQAMSKGVVTNPSKMLKILDAGGDALTFDGNGHSILDWGLALQGLNTDNMVSIKLPGGGVYDGGRYLGEGLGAGSDQFFEAVRNDRIPEFLLAHPEFVNRNS; encoded by the coding sequence GTGGCTAAGTCTGCGAAGCGCCGGGCACCGCTGTGGGCCCGGCTGACCGCCGTCTGCGGTGCGGTGCTGATGGTGACCAGCGGTGTCGTGCTGGTCGGCGGGAACGCGCTGATCGCCAAGTACACCGGCGCGATCGACGCCGACGGCGGCCTGATCGGCGCGCCCGCGGAGGGCGCCACCAAGGCGGTCGCCGAGGACATCAAGGGCCCGATCAACATCCTGATGGCCGGCATCGACCCGCGCGACGACAAGACCGCGCCGCTCTCGGACTCGATCATCGTGGCGCACATCCCGGCGACGATGGACCAGGTCTACCTCTTCTCCATCCCGCGCGACCTCTACGTGGACATCCCGGCGTTCCCGCCGACCGGCTTCGGCGGCGGCAAGTCGAAGATCAACGCGGCGATGTCGTACGGCAGCTCGGTCGGCAACGGCAAGCACGACGTGAAGCAGGGCTTCCAGCTGCTGGCCAAGACGGTCGGCCAGCTCACCGGCATCAAGGACTTCCAGGCCGGCGCGATCATCAACTTCGGCGGCTTCAAGAAGATCGTCGAGGCGATGGGCGGGGTCACCATGACCGTCGACATGGTGGTCAAGTCCGAGCACCTGAAACCGAACGGCGAACGGCGTGACCGCCGGCCGGAGTGCGCCGACAACACCTGCGCGCACCCGTACATCGGCGAGCAGAAGGTCTACCGGCCCGGGACGTACCACCTGAAGGCCTGGGAGGCCCTGGACTACGTCCGGCAGCGGTACGGCCTGCCCCACAGCGACTACGACCGCCAGCGGCACCAGCAGCAGTTCATCAAGGCGATGGCCAAGCAGGCGATGAGCAAGGGCGTGGTGACCAACCCGAGCAAGATGCTGAAGATCCTGGACGCGGGCGGCGACGCGCTGACCTTCGACGGCAACGGCCACAGCATCCTCGACTGGGGTCTGGCCCTGCAGGGGCTGAACACCGACAACATGGTGTCGATCAAACTGCCCGGCGGCGGCGTCTACGACGGCGGGAGATACCTGGGTGAAGGCCTCGGCGCGGGTTCCGATCAGTTCTTCGAAGCGGTGCGGAACGACAGGATCCCGGAGTTTCTGCTGGCCCACCCGGAGTTCGTGAACAGGAACAGCTAG
- a CDS encoding F0F1 ATP synthase subunit gamma, whose translation MAGQVQALRRRIKTVKSTKKIAKAQELVATSRIAKAQERVNASRPYSVAITKVLAALASNASVDNPLLVARERVQRAGVLLITSDRGLAGAYNANAIRAAEQLIEELRAAGKEVALYVVGRKGTGYYRFRGRTVDASWTGFSERPSFEDAKRIGDGLIEAFAAGSETEGTFGPEGIAGVDELHIVSTEFKSLMTQTANAKPLAPVRVEDEADESDQGLRPAYEFEPDADELLDALLPKYLNTRIYAALLDSAASESASRRRAMKSASDNADDLLKRYTREMNSARQAAITQEISEIVGGANALAAAGSDV comes from the coding sequence ATGGCCGGTCAGGTACAGGCGCTGCGTCGGCGCATCAAGACGGTCAAGTCGACCAAGAAGATCGCCAAGGCGCAGGAGCTCGTCGCGACCAGCCGGATCGCGAAGGCCCAGGAGCGGGTCAACGCGTCCCGGCCGTACTCGGTGGCGATCACCAAGGTGCTGGCCGCCCTGGCGTCGAACGCTTCGGTCGACAACCCGCTGCTGGTCGCGCGTGAGCGCGTCCAGCGGGCGGGCGTTCTGCTGATCACCAGTGACCGGGGCCTGGCCGGCGCCTACAACGCCAACGCCATCCGCGCCGCCGAGCAGCTGATCGAGGAGCTGCGTGCGGCGGGCAAGGAGGTGGCGCTGTACGTCGTCGGCCGCAAGGGCACCGGTTACTACCGGTTCCGCGGCCGGACCGTCGACGCCAGCTGGACCGGCTTCTCCGAGCGCCCGTCGTTCGAGGACGCCAAGCGGATCGGCGACGGTCTGATCGAGGCGTTCGCGGCGGGTTCGGAGACCGAGGGGACCTTCGGCCCCGAGGGCATCGCGGGCGTGGACGAGCTGCACATCGTGAGCACCGAGTTCAAGTCCCTGATGACCCAGACGGCGAACGCGAAGCCGCTCGCGCCGGTGCGGGTCGAGGACGAGGCGGACGAGTCGGACCAGGGCCTGCGGCCCGCGTACGAGTTCGAGCCGGACGCCGACGAGCTGCTCGACGCGCTGCTGCCGAAGTACCTCAACACGCGGATCTACGCGGCGTTGCTGGACTCGGCGGCGAGCGAGTCGGCCTCTCGCCGGCGGGCGATGAAGAGCGCGTCGGACAACGCCGACGACCTCCTCAAGCGGTACACGCGCGAGATGAACTCCGCGCGGCAGGCTGCGATCACCCAGGAAATCAGTGAGATCGTGGGCGGCGCCAACGCGCTGGCCGCGGCGGGAAGTGATGTGTGA
- a CDS encoding F0F1 ATP synthase subunit B codes for MINTFVVLAEAAADDKPHNPILPAWQEIVVGSVAFAVLCFVLMKFVFPQMEKTFRARVDAIEGGIKRAETAQAEANELLEQYRAQLAEARTEAARIRDEARADAEGIRQDVLAKAREESDRIIAAGNEQLAAQRESIVRELRAEVGTLAVDLAGKIVGEALADEARTRGTVERFIADLDAAGTAGGR; via the coding sequence ATGATCAACACGTTTGTTGTTCTGGCCGAGGCTGCCGCCGACGATAAGCCGCACAACCCGATCCTCCCTGCCTGGCAGGAAATCGTGGTCGGGTCGGTCGCCTTCGCGGTGCTCTGCTTCGTACTGATGAAGTTCGTCTTCCCGCAGATGGAGAAGACGTTCCGCGCTCGCGTGGACGCGATCGAAGGCGGCATCAAGCGCGCCGAGACCGCGCAGGCCGAGGCGAACGAGCTGCTCGAGCAGTACCGCGCGCAGCTCGCCGAGGCACGGACCGAGGCCGCTCGCATCCGCGACGAGGCCCGGGCCGACGCCGAGGGCATCCGGCAGGACGTGCTCGCCAAGGCTCGCGAGGAGTCGGACCGCATCATCGCGGCCGGCAACGAGCAGCTCGCGGCGCAGCGTGAGTCGATCGTCCGGGAGCTCCGTGCCGAGGTCGGGACCCTCGCGGTCGACCTGGCCGGCAAGATCGTGGGCGAGGCGCTGGCCGACGAGGCCCGCACCCGCGGCACCGTCGAGCGCTTCATCGCGGACCTCGACGCCGCCGGCACGGCTGGCGGGCGCTGA
- the murA gene encoding UDP-N-acetylglucosamine 1-carboxyvinyltransferase has product MARVDVIRVKGGNPLTGDVSVGGAKNSALKLMAVALLGEGRSVVSNVPRITDIAIMAEVLRRLGCTVALDGTEAVIDVPFEPGAEADYDLVRRLRASICVLGPLLARRGYVRVALPGGDMIGSRGLDMHVSGLARMGAEISNEHGFVIASAPAGLRGTKIWLDFPSVGATENLLMAAVLAKGVTEIDNAAREPEIVDICQMLTAMGARIHGAGTSTLVIEGVDGPLKPVRHTTIGDRIVGGTWAYGAAMTRGDVTVHGVRPEFLDIALDKLVAAGATVDPGDNWFRVRMAERPRHVDIVTLPFPGFATDLLPMALGLAAVAEGSSLITENIFDGRFMFVNEMVRLGADIRTDGHHAVVNGRERLSGAPVRATDIRAGAGLVIAGLCADGVTEVGEVHHIDRGYPNFVDDLARLGVEVERTDVPEPTFDF; this is encoded by the coding sequence ATGGCCCGCGTGGATGTGATCAGGGTAAAGGGTGGCAACCCGCTCACCGGTGACGTCTCGGTCGGCGGCGCGAAGAACTCGGCACTCAAGCTGATGGCTGTCGCGCTGCTGGGTGAGGGGCGCAGCGTGGTCTCCAACGTGCCCCGGATCACCGACATCGCGATCATGGCCGAGGTGCTGCGCCGGCTCGGCTGCACCGTGGCGCTGGACGGCACCGAGGCGGTCATCGACGTGCCCTTCGAGCCGGGCGCCGAGGCCGACTACGACCTGGTCCGGCGGCTGCGCGCGTCGATCTGCGTGCTCGGGCCGCTGCTGGCGCGCCGGGGCTACGTGCGGGTCGCGCTCCCCGGCGGCGACATGATCGGCTCCCGTGGCCTGGACATGCACGTCTCCGGCCTGGCCCGGATGGGCGCGGAGATCTCCAACGAGCACGGCTTCGTGATCGCCTCGGCTCCGGCCGGCCTGCGCGGGACCAAGATCTGGCTGGACTTCCCGAGCGTCGGCGCCACCGAGAACCTGCTGATGGCCGCGGTCCTGGCCAAGGGCGTCACGGAGATCGACAACGCGGCCCGGGAGCCGGAGATCGTGGACATCTGCCAGATGCTCACCGCGATGGGCGCCCGGATCCACGGGGCCGGCACCTCGACGCTCGTCATCGAGGGGGTGGACGGGCCGCTCAAGCCGGTCCGGCACACCACCATCGGCGACCGGATCGTCGGCGGGACGTGGGCCTACGGCGCGGCGATGACCCGGGGCGACGTCACCGTGCACGGGGTGCGCCCGGAGTTCCTGGACATCGCGCTGGACAAGCTGGTGGCGGCCGGGGCGACCGTCGACCCGGGGGACAACTGGTTCCGGGTCCGGATGGCCGAGCGGCCGCGGCACGTCGACATCGTCACGCTGCCGTTCCCGGGGTTCGCCACCGACCTGCTGCCGATGGCGCTCGGGCTGGCCGCCGTCGCCGAGGGCTCCTCGCTGATCACCGAGAACATCTTCGACGGCCGGTTCATGTTCGTGAACGAGATGGTCCGGCTGGGCGCCGACATCCGCACCGACGGGCACCACGCGGTGGTGAACGGACGGGAGCGGCTCTCCGGCGCCCCGGTCCGGGCCACCGACATCCGGGCCGGGGCCGGCCTGGTCATCGCCGGGCTGTGCGCCGACGGGGTGACCGAGGTGGGCGAGGTGCACCACATCGACCGGGGCTATCCGAACTTCGTCGACGACCTGGCCCGGCTGGGCGTCGAGGTGGAGCGGACGGACGTCCCGGAGCCGACCTTCGACTTCTAG
- a CDS encoding cob(I)yrinic acid a,c-diamide adenosyltransferase, whose translation MAVHLTRIYTRTGDAGQTRLVNNEVAAKTDPRIAAYADADECNAALGVALALGALPEDVRAVLARIQNDLFDLGADLGNPLAENPPYPPLRITEDYVTRLEGWCDEFNERLAALDSFILPGGTPGAALLHVARTVARRAERSAWALIAADPDRTSVLPAKYLNRLSDLLFILSRVANPDGDVKWVPGGSR comes from the coding sequence ATGGCTGTGCATCTGACGCGGATTTACACCCGTACCGGCGACGCTGGGCAGACTCGACTGGTCAACAACGAGGTGGCGGCGAAGACGGATCCGCGGATCGCGGCCTACGCCGACGCCGACGAGTGCAACGCGGCGCTGGGGGTGGCGCTCGCGCTGGGCGCTCTGCCGGAGGACGTGCGGGCGGTGCTGGCCCGGATCCAGAACGACCTGTTCGACCTCGGGGCGGATCTCGGCAACCCGCTCGCCGAGAACCCGCCGTACCCCCCGCTGCGGATCACCGAGGACTACGTCACCCGCCTCGAGGGCTGGTGCGACGAGTTCAACGAACGGCTGGCCGCGCTGGACAGCTTCATCCTTCCGGGTGGCACTCCGGGCGCGGCTCTGCTGCACGTGGCCCGCACTGTCGCCCGCCGGGCGGAGCGGTCCGCGTGGGCCCTGATCGCGGCCGACCCGGACCGCACCTCGGTCCTGCCGGCCAAGTACCTGAACCGCCTGTCCGACCTGCTCTTCATCCTGTCCCGGGTGGCCAACCCGGACGGCGACGTGAAATGGGTCCCCGGCGGCTCACGCTGA
- a CDS encoding DUF2550 domain-containing protein, which translates to MRVLEVVGICLVALLALLFAIFFRRRLLMLGGGTIRLQVRTNTLVPGRGWSPGLGQFVGDELRFHKMFSLAIRPKRVLDRRVLTIAERRLPTGPERLTMPGHWVVLRCAMGGTELDIAMAETTVTGFLSWLEAGPPRDPGSVPGRSIFGPRPMES; encoded by the coding sequence ATGCGGGTTCTGGAAGTCGTCGGAATCTGCCTCGTCGCGCTGCTCGCGTTACTGTTCGCCATCTTCTTCCGCCGCCGGCTGCTCATGCTCGGCGGCGGCACCATCCGGCTGCAGGTCCGCACCAACACGTTGGTGCCGGGCCGCGGCTGGTCGCCCGGGCTCGGCCAGTTCGTCGGTGACGAGCTCCGCTTCCACAAGATGTTCAGCCTCGCCATCCGCCCGAAACGGGTGCTCGACCGGCGGGTGCTGACCATCGCCGAGCGGCGCCTGCCCACCGGGCCGGAGCGTCTCACCATGCCCGGGCACTGGGTGGTGCTGCGCTGCGCGATGGGCGGCACCGAGCTGGACATCGCGATGGCCGAGACCACGGTGACCGGCTTCCTCTCCTGGCTCGAGGCCGGCCCGCCCCGGGACCCGGGCAGTGTGCCGGGCCGGTCGATCTTCGGGCCCCGCCCGATGGAGAGCTGA
- a CDS encoding ATP synthase F0 subunit C, whose product MLLSEVVGSTAAIGYGLAAIGPGIGVGLVFSAYIQSTARQPESSRLTLPYVWIGFAVVEALALLGIAFGFIWANPLG is encoded by the coding sequence ATGCTGCTCTCCGAAGTTGTTGGTAGCACCGCCGCCATCGGTTACGGTCTCGCTGCCATCGGCCCGGGTATCGGTGTCGGTCTCGTCTTCTCGGCCTACATCCAGTCGACCGCCCGCCAGCCGGAGTCGTCGCGCCTGACCCTGCCGTACGTCTGGATCGGCTTCGCCGTCGTCGAGGCGCTCGCGCTGCTCGGCATCGCGTTCGGCTTCATCTGGGCAAACCCGCTCGGCTGA
- a CDS encoding F0F1 ATP synthase subunit epsilon, producing MANQLHVEVVAVEEKVWAGEAEMLVARTTEGEIGVLPGHSPLLGLLKEPSQVRVKLAGGEQLTYDVAGGFLSIDANGVTVLAESATPATPEQH from the coding sequence GTGGCCAACCAGCTTCACGTCGAGGTTGTCGCCGTCGAGGAGAAGGTCTGGGCCGGTGAGGCCGAGATGCTCGTCGCGCGCACCACCGAGGGTGAGATCGGTGTGCTGCCGGGCCACTCTCCGCTGCTCGGCCTGCTCAAGGAGCCGTCCCAGGTCCGGGTGAAACTCGCCGGTGGCGAGCAGCTCACCTACGACGTCGCGGGTGGCTTCCTCTCCATCGACGCGAACGGCGTCACCGTGCTCGCCGAGAGCGCGACGCCGGCCACGCCCGAGCAGCACTGA
- a CDS encoding PhzF family phenazine biosynthesis protein — translation MRIRIVDAFTDRPFAGNPAGVLILDAFPADDWMQQVAAEVNLAETAFLHRLPAGGDADWALRWFTPVAEVALCGHATLASTHVLHHAGLAEGPARFATRSGVLTATVAGDGLITLDFPAAPLSAVDPDPALAAALGAEPLTSFWTGPNTDDVLAEVADEKTVRALTPDFTALARVTGRGVIVTARAEDPAAGYDFVSRFFAPAVGVNEDPVTGSAHTALTPFWSERLGRTSLVGYQASRRGGLVRVTLRGDRVDLAGTAVTTIDGELQVALPDA, via the coding sequence ATGCGGATTCGTATCGTCGACGCCTTCACCGATCGCCCGTTCGCCGGCAACCCGGCCGGGGTGCTGATCCTGGACGCCTTCCCGGCCGACGACTGGATGCAGCAGGTCGCCGCCGAGGTCAACCTCGCCGAGACGGCCTTCCTGCACCGCCTGCCGGCCGGCGGTGACGCCGACTGGGCGCTGCGCTGGTTCACCCCGGTCGCCGAGGTGGCACTCTGCGGGCACGCGACCCTCGCCAGCACGCACGTGCTGCACCACGCCGGGCTGGCCGAGGGGCCGGCTCGATTCGCCACGAGGAGCGGCGTCCTGACCGCCACGGTGGCCGGCGACGGCCTGATCACGCTGGACTTCCCGGCGGCGCCGCTCAGCGCTGTCGACCCCGATCCGGCGCTGGCCGCGGCGCTCGGAGCCGAACCGCTCACCAGTTTCTGGACCGGTCCGAACACCGACGACGTGCTGGCCGAGGTGGCCGACGAGAAGACGGTCCGGGCGCTCACCCCGGACTTCACCGCACTGGCCCGGGTCACCGGCCGCGGCGTGATCGTCACCGCCCGCGCGGAGGACCCGGCGGCCGGCTACGACTTCGTGTCCCGTTTCTTCGCCCCGGCGGTCGGCGTTAACGAGGACCCGGTGACCGGGTCGGCGCACACCGCGCTCACGCCGTTCTGGAGCGAGCGCCTCGGGCGCACCTCGCTGGTGGGCTACCAGGCCTCGCGGCGCGGCGGTCTGGTGCGAGTGACGCTCCGGGGTGACCGGGTGGATCTGGCCGGCACCGCCGTCACCACCATCGACGGTGAGCTCCAGGTGGCGCTGCCGGACGCCTAG
- the atpA gene encoding F0F1 ATP synthase subunit alpha translates to MAELTISSDEIRGALERYVSSYSPEVSREEVGIVSDAGDGIAHVEGLPSTMANELLEFADGTLGVALNLDVREIGAVILGDYANIEEGQPVKRTGRVLSVPVGDAFLGRVVDALGNPIDDRGEIANEGFRELELQAPNVMARQPVKQPLQTGIKAIDAMTPIGRGQRQLIIGDRKTGKTTVALDTIINQKANWESGDPAKQVRCIYVAIGQKASTIASIRGVLEAQGALEYTTIVAAPASDPAGFKYIAPYTGSSIGQHWMYNGKHVLIVFDDLTKQAEAYRAVSLLLRRPPGREAYPGDVFYLHSRLLERCAKLSDELGGGSMTGLPIIETKANDISAYIPTNVISITDGQIFLESDLFASGVRPAINVGTSVSRVGGSAQVRAMRTVSGRLRLDLAQFRELEAFSAFASDLDRASRAQLEKGVRLVELLKQPQYSPYSTVEQVISIWAGTTGQLDDVPVADVRRFEQEFLQWFKQHQSDVYTAIESTDQLSDDNIESLKSGVVEFKKVFQGSATGESGS, encoded by the coding sequence ATGGCCGAGCTGACCATCTCCTCGGACGAGATCCGGGGGGCGCTAGAGCGCTACGTCTCGTCCTATTCGCCCGAGGTCTCCCGCGAGGAGGTCGGCATCGTCTCCGATGCGGGCGACGGTATCGCGCACGTCGAGGGCCTGCCCTCGACGATGGCGAACGAACTGCTGGAGTTCGCCGACGGCACGCTGGGCGTCGCCCTGAACCTCGACGTCCGTGAGATCGGCGCCGTGATCCTGGGTGACTACGCGAACATCGAGGAGGGCCAGCCGGTCAAGCGCACCGGCCGGGTGCTCTCGGTGCCGGTCGGCGACGCCTTCCTGGGTCGCGTCGTGGACGCCCTGGGTAACCCGATCGACGACCGTGGCGAGATCGCCAACGAAGGCTTCCGCGAGCTCGAGCTGCAGGCGCCGAACGTGATGGCCCGCCAGCCGGTGAAGCAGCCGCTGCAGACCGGTATCAAGGCGATCGACGCCATGACGCCGATCGGCCGCGGCCAGCGCCAGCTGATCATCGGTGACCGTAAGACCGGCAAGACCACTGTCGCGCTCGACACGATCATCAACCAGAAGGCCAACTGGGAGTCCGGCGACCCGGCGAAGCAGGTGCGCTGCATCTACGTCGCCATCGGCCAGAAGGCCTCGACCATCGCCAGCATCCGCGGCGTCCTCGAGGCCCAGGGCGCGCTGGAGTACACGACGATCGTCGCGGCTCCGGCGTCCGACCCGGCCGGCTTCAAGTACATCGCCCCGTACACCGGCTCGTCCATCGGACAGCACTGGATGTACAACGGCAAGCACGTCCTGATCGTCTTCGACGACCTGACCAAGCAGGCCGAGGCGTACCGCGCCGTGTCGCTGCTGCTGCGCCGCCCGCCGGGCCGCGAGGCGTACCCGGGCGACGTCTTCTACTTGCACTCCCGCCTGCTGGAGCGCTGCGCCAAGCTCTCCGACGAGCTGGGTGGCGGCTCGATGACCGGTCTGCCGATCATCGAGACCAAGGCCAACGACATCTCGGCCTACATCCCGACCAACGTCATCTCGATCACCGACGGCCAGATCTTCCTGGAGTCCGACCTGTTCGCCTCGGGTGTCCGCCCGGCGATCAACGTCGGCACCTCGGTGTCCCGGGTGGGCGGTTCGGCGCAGGTCCGGGCGATGCGCACGGTCTCCGGCCGGCTCCGGCTCGACCTGGCCCAGTTCCGTGAGCTGGAGGCCTTCTCGGCCTTCGCCTCCGACCTGGACCGCGCGTCGCGGGCGCAGCTGGAGAAGGGCGTCCGCCTGGTCGAGCTGCTCAAGCAGCCGCAGTACTCGCCGTACTCGACCGTCGAGCAGGTCATCTCGATCTGGGCCGGCACCACCGGTCAGCTGGACGACGTCCCGGTCGCCGACGTGCGCCGCTTCGAGCAGGAATTCCTGCAGTGGTTCAAGCAGCACCAGAGCGACGTCTACACCGCGATCGAGTCGACGGACCAGCTGAGCGACGACAACATCGAGAGCCTGAAGTCGGGCGTCGTCGAGTTCAAGAAGGTCTTCCAGGGCAGCGCGACCGGCGAAAGCGGTAGCTAG